A single region of the Stigmatopora argus isolate UIUO_Sarg chromosome 6, RoL_Sarg_1.0, whole genome shotgun sequence genome encodes:
- the bicd2b gene encoding protein bicaudal D homolog 2, giving the protein MADQEYPEAVLVTEAGPQWLLAEVERLTRELRETTQEKIQAAEYGLAVLDEKQQLKQRFDELETEYEAVRHELDQLKEAFGQAHSAHRKVAADGESREESLILESASKEAQYQQKVLELQNDLRQAKVSIASVQTENERLSHITLEMREASDQVELQRSQLRDDIREYKVREARLLQDYSELEDENISLQKQVSALRQNQVEFEGLKYEIRRLEEDSQCLNSQLEDAMRLREIAERQLTEALETIKTEREQKATLRKELSHYVTVGGSVYNGLFNISFDNLKLHDDPSAISDLDNEELIRGFENGLIKARESNKDNDSTAGQRGDSFQPAPSLVDDLLSELNISEIQKLKQQLGQVEREKMALINTLQENQKQLEQAYGTVSEQKETVNRLTENLSAMRKLQASKERQSALDGEKDRDSHEDGDYYELDINGPEILKCKYTVAVSEAGELRQELKTLRAQYDNCRTQYEEERARLETDLHELRSRLASLEKISQADKIEMARLEKELRLVSETAGESLGSLNVAQDELIVFSEELANLYNHVCMCNNETPNRVMLDYYKGGKALVRRGQEAKTRPASILITNGLIPETDPKMPDSVETAAIVSAPETRPEPMNIYNLVAIIRDQIRHLQQAVDRTTDLSRQRLANLELSSVADKDKEACMEEILKLKSLLSTKREQIATLRAVLKANKQTAEGALANLKSKYDSEKAMVTETMMKLRNELKALKEDAATFSSLRAMFASRCDEYVTQLDDMQRQLAAAEDEKKTLNSLLRMAIQQKLALTQRLEDLEFDHEQARRNTTTLAVGKGKTKGKGAPSTHH; this is encoded by the exons ATGGCGGACCAGGAATACCCCGAAGCCGTGCTGGTGACCGAGGCCGGGCCGCAGTGGCTCTTGGCCGAGGTGGAGCGACTCACCCGGGAGCTCCGTGAAACAACGCAGGAAAAGATTCAGGCGGCGGAATATGGACTGGCAGTGCTGGACGAGAAACAACAGCTCAAACAGCGATTTGATGAGTTGGAGACCGAGTATGAGGCGGTCCGACATGAGCTTGATCAGCTCAAAGAG GCCTTCGGGCAAGCACACTCGGCTCACAGGAAGGTGGCAGCAGATGGAGAGAGCAGGGAGGAATCGTTGATCCTGGAGTCGGCCAGTAAGGAGGCGCAGTACCAGCAGAAAGTCCTGGAACTGCAAAATGACCTTCGTCAGGCCAAAGTCTCAATTGCTAGTGTGCAAACTGAGAATGAGCGCCTGTCACATATCACTTTGGAAATGAGAGAG GCCTCTGACCAGGTGGAGCTGCAGCGCAGTCAGCTTCGGGATGATATTCGGGAGTATAAGGTGCGGGAGGCCCGGCTGCTGCAGGACTACAGTGAACTGGAAGATGAGAACATCTCTCTCCAAAAGCAAGTGTCTGCACTGAGACAGAACCAG GTAGAATTTGAAGGTCTTAAATATGAAATCCGCCGACTGGAGGAAGACTCGCAGTGCCTAAACAGTCAGCTGGAGGATGCCATGCGGTTGCGGGAGATTGCTGAGCGCCAGCTAACGGAGGCCTTAGAGACCATAAAAACCGAACGTGAACAGAAAGCCACATTGCGCAAGGAGCTCTCCCATTATGTGACCGTCGGTGGTTCCGTTTACAATGGCTTGTTCAATATCTCTTTCGACAACCTGAAACTCCATGACGATCCCTCCGCAATCTCCGATCTTGACAACGAGGAGCTGATCCGGGGCTTCGAGAATGGATTGATCAAAGCACGCGAAAGTAACAAAGACAACGACTCCACGGCGGGCCAGAGAGGAGATTCCTTCCAGCCTGCTCCGAGCCTGGTGGACGACCTGCTGAGTGAGCTTAACATCTCAGAGATTCAGAAACTGAAACAACAGCTTGGCCAG GTGGAAAGGGAGAAAATGGCTCTCATTAACACACTGCAGGAGAACCAGAAGCAGCTTGAACAAGCCTACGGCACGGTGTCTGAGCAAAAGGAAACGGTGAACAGACTCACTGAAAATCTTAGTGCCATGAGAAAGCTTCAGGCCAGCAAAGAGCGTCAGTCTGCCCTTGATGGTGAAAAAGATCGAGACAGCCACGAAGATGGAGACTACTATGAGTTGGACATCAACGGACCGGAGATCCTGAAGTGTAAATACACGGTGGCCGTGTCCGAAGCAGGTGAGCTTAGGCAGGAGCTTAAGACGCTGAGGGCACAGTATGATAATTGTCGAACCCAATACGAAGAAGAACGAGCACGATTAGAGACTGACCTTCATGAGCTCAGGTCAAGGTTGGCATCCCTGGAGAAGATCAGTCAAGCAGATAAAATTGAGATGGCCCGTCTGGAAAAGGAGCTCCGTCTGGTTAGCGAGACCGCGGGAGAATCACTTGGGAGCCTCAATGTAGCCCAAGATGAGCTCATAGTCTTCAGTGAGGAGCTGGCAAATCTGTACAACCATGTTTGCATGTGCAACAATGAGACCCCCAATCGTGTCATGTTGGACTACTACAAGGGGGGCAAAGCATTGGTGAGGCGAGGACAAGAAGCAAAGACGCGCCCCGCTTCTATACTTATTACCAACGGACTCATACCGGAGACAGACCCAAAAATGCCAGACTCTGTCGAGACCGCCGCCATCGTCTCTGCACCAGAGACTCGCCCAGAGCCTATGAACATCTATAACCTGGTTGCCATCATCCGAGACCAGATTCGCCATTTGCAGCAGGCGGTGGACCGTACCACGGATCTGTCCCGCCAAAGGCTGGCCAATCTAGAGCTGAGCAGCGTTGCTGATAAGGACAAGGAGGCTTGCATGGAGGAGATCCTTAAGCTGAAGTCTCTACTTAGCACTAAGAGAGAACAGATCGCCACGCTCAGAGCCGTGCTCAAAGCCAACAAACAG ACAGCTGAGGGTGCACTGGCGAATCTGAAGAGCAAATACGACAGTGAGAAGGCCATGGTGACTGAGACTATGATGAAGCTCCGCAATGAACTCAAGGCTTTAAAGGAAGATGCTGCCACTTTCTCCTCTCTCAGAGCCATGTTTGCGTCAAG ATGTGACGAATACGTGACCCAGCTGGACGACATGCAGAGACAACTAGCGGCGGCGGAGGACGAGAAGAAGACGTTGAACTCTCTGTTACGAATGGCCATCCAGCAGAAACTAGCCCTCACCCAGCGTCTGGAGGACCTAGAATTTGATCATGAGCAGGCACGCCGCAACACCACCACTTTGGCAGTGGGAAAGGGCAAGACGAAGGGCAAGGGAGCCCCGTCCACTCATCAT TAA
- the card19 gene encoding caspase recruitment domain-containing protein 19 has product MGDSFHDQLMEDAAFLRAERKLDTELVDKIILQLNRIYPQILTDKEATKFRKLDVPTCVRLSELVTHLQAKGEEACREFYRALHLHVEDVYYSLPTRLRLRDSVDPLTYPSAFKERHVMNDKGPLFFMGCFGVAVGVALVYYLGEAKVTGGSGALGMAALGLKRKAREVLVWYTEESLMK; this is encoded by the exons ATGGGAG ATAGTTTCCATGACCAGTTGATGGAGGATGCTGCCTTTCTCAGAGCAGAGAGGAAACTTGACACAGAGTTGGTGGACAAAATTATCCTACAGCTCAATcgaatctacccacaaatactCACAGACAAGGAGGCCACCAAG TTCCGAAAGTTGGATGTGCCCACTTGCGTCCGACTGAGTGAGCTTGTGACTCACCTGCAGGCAAAAGGTGAGGAGGCATGCAGGGAATTTTATAGGGCTCTTCACCTGCATGTAGAGGATGTATACTACAGCTTGCCTACACGTCTCCGCCTTCGAG ATTCTGTTGACCCTCTCACATATCCAAGTGCATTCAAAGAGAGACATGTTATGAACGACAAAG GTCCCCTGTTCTTCATGGGCTGCTTCGGTGTTGCTGTTGGAGTGGCATTAGTCTATTACCTTGGTG AAGCCAAAGTGACTGGCGGCAGCGGGGCCCTCGGGATGGCGGCACTGGGCTTGAAAAGAAAAGCCCGTGAGGTCCTTGTATGGTACACAGAAGAAAGCCTAATGAAGTAA
- the ninj1 gene encoding ninjurin-1, with amino-acid sequence MASDDFEMNGDADHNGETEDALHNPQRRQRRPLNMNHYANKKSAAQSMLDVALLMANASQLKAVLEQGPSFSFYTPLIILISISLTLQILVGIMLIFIVKWNLNDERMHYRLNILENLTTAFVFVIVVVNVFITAFGVQRPNTSA; translated from the exons ATGGCCAGCGATGACTTCGAAATGAACGGCGATGCCGACCACAACGGCGAGACGGAG gaTGCACTGCACAACCCCCAAAGGAGGCAGAGGAGACCCCTGAATATGAACCATTATGCCAACAAGAAGAGCGCGGCACAGAGCATGCTGGATGTGGCTTTACTCATGGCCAATGCCTCGCAGCTGAAGGCCGTGCTGGAGCAAGGCCCATCTTTCTCCTTTTACACGCCACTGATTATTCTCATCAGCATATCCCTCACCCTGCAAATCCTAGTGGGAATTATGCTCATTTTCATAG TCAAATGGAACCTGAACGATGAACGAATGCATTACCGGTTGAACATCCTGGAGAATTTGACCACAGCTTTCGTCTTTGTCATCGTGGTGGTTAATGTCTTTATCACGGCCTTCGGCGTCCAGCGGCCCAACACCAGTGCATGA